A window from Carassius gibelio isolate Cgi1373 ecotype wild population from Czech Republic chromosome B3, carGib1.2-hapl.c, whole genome shotgun sequence encodes these proteins:
- the LOC127952364 gene encoding uncharacterized protein LOC127952364, with amino-acid sequence MAIFLYGLSRPAPCLPIVAISVWPIVAISVRSIETCPRPAIMAIFLYGLSRPVPCLHIVASVSGLSWLFLYGLSRPVRVRLSWLFSVWSIKACPMSAYCGCLCLPIVAISVRSIEAYLCLAIMAISVRPIEACLCLPIVAVCVWPIVAISVRPIKACPCPAIMAIFLYGLLRPVLCLPIVAISVRPIEACLRLPLWLSASGLSWLFMYGLSRSVCVCLSWLIMVYRGLSCVCLSWLSASGLLWLFMYGLSRPVCVGYHGYFCTVYRGLSVSAYRGCLRLAYCGYFRWSIEACPCLAIMAIFLYGLSRPICVWPSWLFLYGLSRPVCVCLLWLSVSGLSWLFMYGLSRPVFVWLSWLFFCTVYRGCLCSAYHGYSVWSIEACLRLPIVAVCVWPIVAISVGLLRPVCVCLSWLSA; translated from the coding sequence atggctatttttctgtatggtctatcaaggcctgccccatgtctgcctattgtggctatcagtgtctggcctatcgtggctatttctgtacggtctatcgagacctgtccgcgtccggctatcatggctatttttctgtacggtctatcaaggcctgtcccatgtctgcataTTGTGGcttctgtgtctggcctatcgtggctatttctgtacggtctatcgagacctgtccgtgtccggctatcatggctattttctgtatggtctatcaaggcctgtcccatgtctgcctattgtggctgtctgtgtctgcctatcgtggctatttctgtacggtctatcgaggcctatctgtgtctggctataatggctatttctgtacggcctatcgaggcctgtctgtgtctgcctatcgtggctgtctgtgtctggcctatcgtggctatttctgtacggcctatcaaggcctgtccgtgtccggccatcatggctatttttctgtatggtctattgaggcctgtcctgtgtctgcctattgtggcgatttctgtacggcctattgaggcctgtctgcgtctgccattgtggctgtctgcgtctggcctatcgtggctatttatgtacggcctatcgaggtctgtctgcgtctgcctatcgtggctaatcatggtctatcgaggcctgtcttgcgtctgcctatcgtggctgtctgcgtctggcctattgtggctatttatgtacggtctatcgaggcctgtctgtgttggctatcatggctatttctgtacggtctatcgaggcctgtccgtgtccgcctatcgtggctgtctgcgtctggcctattgtggctatttccgttggtctatcgaggcctgtccgtgtctggctatcatggctatttttctgtatggtctatcaaggcctatctgtgtctggccatcatggctatttctgtacggtctatcaaggcctgtctgcgtctgcctactgtggctgtctgtgtctggcctatcgtggctatttatgtatggtctatcgaggcctgtctttgtctggctatcatggctatttttctgtacggtctatcgaggctgtctgtgttctgcctatcatggctattctgtatggtctatcgaggcctgtctgcgtctgcctatcgtggctgtctgcgtctggcctatcgtggctatttctgttggtctattaaggcctgtctgtgtctgcctatcgtggctgtctgcgtga
- the LOC127952367 gene encoding troponin T, slow skeletal muscle-like, with protein sequence MAPQIAPPKIPEGDRVDFDDIHRKRMEKDLLELQTLIEVHFEQRKKEEEELIGLKERIERRRSERAEQQRFRAEKERDRQTRIAEERQRKEDEEAKKRAEDDAKKKKVLSNMGANFGGFLAKAEQKRGKRLTGREIKRKTLSERRSPLGIENLREDGLRERAQDMWNWIYQLESEKFDLLDQMKKQKYEIVVLLNRISHAQKFKKGHGKGKVGGRWK encoded by the exons ATGGCTCCACAAATTGCCCCTCCAAAGATTCCAGAGGGTGACCGGGTTGATTTCGAT GATATTCACAGAAAAAGGATGGAGAAGGACCTTCTGGAGTTGCAGACTTTAATTGAGGTCCACTTTGAGCAGAGGaagaaagaggaggaagaactGATCGGTCTCAAGGAGAGAATT GAGCGGCGGCGGTCAGAAAGAGCAGAGCAGCAGCGGTTCAgagcagagaaagaaagagaccgACAGACTAGGATTGCG GAAGAGCGTCAGAGGAAAGAGGATGAGGAGGCTAAGAAGAGAGCAGAAGACGATGCCAAGAAGAAGAAGGTTTTGTCCAATATGGGGGCAAACTTTGGTGGCTTCTTAGCCAAG GCAGAGCAGAAACGGGGGAAGCGTCTTACTGGACGGGAGATCAAGAGAAAGACTCTTTCAGAGAGACGCTCTCCTCTTGGCATCGAAAATCTGCGAGAGGATGGGTTGAG GGAACGAGCTCAGGATATGTGGAACTGGATTTACCAGCTGGAGTCAGAGAAGTTTGACCTCTTGGATCAAATGAAGAAACAGAAGTATGAG ATTGTCGTTCTGCTGAACAGGATCTCTCACGCTCAAAAGTT CAAAAAAGGCCATGGAAAAGGAAAGGTTGGAGGTCGCTGGAAATAA